Proteins encoded in a region of the Flammeovirga yaeyamensis genome:
- a CDS encoding tetratricopeptide repeat protein: MEQYNHAVNLIKEGNYQEAIAELNKVIAQDKNNAGAFYHLSVARYKMKALDGAITSINKAIDLQPLNADFFAHRGIILHMQKRSKSALLDFDKAVKLEPNNAYRYSSRAFIKANIKDTDGAIADYQKAIELDPDDAIAHNNLGLIQEQTGAWDKAQESYKKSNELVGYEGLNPEKSEVDDLLKEWKKEKEEQEAEQKRIIEENKKKLIAEQNQIQQQGLWGIVKSVFTNKEMFKEFVAFLKNGFKLPSNEEK, translated from the coding sequence ATGGAACAATATAATCACGCTGTTAACTTAATAAAAGAAGGTAACTACCAAGAAGCGATAGCAGAGTTAAATAAAGTAATTGCTCAAGATAAAAATAATGCAGGAGCATTTTATCATCTTTCTGTGGCTCGATATAAAATGAAGGCCTTGGATGGAGCGATCACATCAATTAACAAAGCAATAGACTTACAACCTTTAAATGCAGACTTTTTTGCACATAGAGGGATCATTCTTCATATGCAAAAACGTTCTAAAAGTGCTTTATTAGATTTTGATAAAGCTGTGAAATTAGAGCCTAATAATGCCTATAGATATTCAAGTAGAGCCTTTATAAAAGCGAATATTAAAGATACAGATGGTGCAATTGCCGATTACCAAAAAGCAATTGAATTGGATCCTGATGATGCTATCGCTCATAACAACTTAGGTCTTATCCAAGAACAGACAGGTGCTTGGGATAAGGCACAAGAATCCTATAAAAAATCAAATGAACTTGTAGGGTATGAAGGACTAAACCCTGAAAAATCTGAAGTGGATGATCTTCTTAAGGAGTGGAAAAAAGAGAAAGAAGAACAAGAAGCTGAGCAAAAGCGTATCATCGAAGAGAATAAAAAGAAACTTATCGCTGAACAAAATCAAATTCAACAACAAGGACTTTGGGGAATCGTTAAAAGCGTGTTTACCAACAAAGAAATGTTTAAAGAATTTGTCGCTTTTCTAAAGAACGGTTTTAAGCTTCCTTCCAACGAAGAGAAATAA
- a CDS encoding ABC transporter ATP-binding protein — MNILEVKGLTKRYANHIALDNVSIQVPKQCIFGLLGPNGAGKTSLIRSITQIISPEEGEILFEGHALKPSDVFKMGYLPEERGLYKKMGVAEQILYFAQLKGISKKEAKSKTKTWLERLSLMPWHKHKVEDLSKGMQQKVQFICTVIHEPSLLILDEPFSGFDPVNAQLIRDEIIRLKNEGATIILSTHRMESVEQLCDRIALINSSKKMIEGTKNEIKKVYRNNQFELTTTDPVIISETPHQLIEETSEQLYGYKQTVKLLDASPNDLLMEVMKLTTVLGIKEKIPSMHDIFLETVQNGNIKQIEEVDA; from the coding sequence TTGAATATCCTCGAAGTCAAAGGTTTAACTAAACGATATGCAAACCATATAGCATTAGATAATGTGTCAATTCAGGTGCCAAAGCAGTGCATTTTTGGTTTGTTAGGACCTAATGGAGCTGGTAAAACATCACTTATTCGATCTATTACTCAAATAATTTCGCCTGAGGAAGGAGAAATATTGTTCGAAGGTCACGCTTTAAAGCCATCTGATGTGTTTAAGATGGGATATTTACCTGAAGAGAGAGGTTTATATAAAAAGATGGGTGTTGCAGAGCAGATTTTATACTTTGCTCAACTTAAAGGAATTTCTAAGAAAGAGGCAAAATCAAAAACTAAAACTTGGTTGGAAAGGCTTTCTTTAATGCCTTGGCATAAACATAAAGTAGAGGATTTATCAAAAGGTATGCAACAGAAAGTACAGTTTATCTGCACTGTTATACACGAACCTTCTTTATTAATCTTGGATGAGCCATTTTCAGGGTTCGATCCAGTCAATGCTCAATTAATCAGAGATGAAATCATTCGATTGAAGAATGAAGGTGCCACCATCATTTTATCTACCCATAGGATGGAATCTGTAGAACAACTGTGCGACCGTATCGCTTTGATTAATTCATCAAAAAAAATGATCGAAGGAACAAAAAACGAGATCAAAAAAGTATATAGAAATAATCAGTTTGAGTTAACCACAACAGATCCTGTTATAATATCAGAAACACCACATCAATTAATAGAGGAAACAAGTGAACAGCTATACGGCTACAAACAAACTGTAAAGCTTTTGGATGCTTCGCCTAATGATTTATTGATGGAAGTGATGAAACTTACTACAGTGTTGGGAATAAAAGAAAAGATACCAAGTATGCACGATATCTTTTTAGAAACAGTTCAGAACGGTAATATCAAACAAATTGAAGAAGTAGATGCATAA
- a CDS encoding PKD domain-containing protein — MKTIIMLSLLCMALFAHAQGNRLIVEKSDGTKTKIFMNGGNLAWDQFANDFGPGATNFDYFDEVFTNFENAGGNSMRLWIHINGANNPNLDGNGKCIGLEESHIEDMRGVLNLAYNHNIVLVMSLWSFDMLNNRDYPLEVSEQGYKILTEEANVQAYIDNALIPMVEAFKDHPAVGAWEIFNEPEGMSDEFGWSHTRHVPMSVIQRFVNRCTGAIHRVDPEAQVTNGTWSMYAGTDIYNSQNPIYKNYYSDEELINAGGDSLGVLDFYQIHYYEWMNNEISVMHHPASYWQLDKPILVGEFYPLDAKGIAWQTYHDLLYNSGYAGAMSWQWYGEKGQIEPYRTNMVALMESIRDYPDIQIESGRNRFPTISKIDNGLFYRNADPVSNYVDLDSIANDPDNDPLTFSVKSNSNPSLVSVSINSENQVGLSFTSEMVGEATIVIEVTDAGGLTAISEFNIAVREAGTGNLALFRTTVYSSSNEPGTSTADPIFATDGDYNTRWSSAYEDPTWYYVDLGATYQVSQVKLFWEAAYGQRYEIQLSDDATNWTTVYTENSGDGGEDDIIFPASAARYIRMYGVQRGTSWGYSLYEFEVYGEGSVNQSPSATITATPTSGNTPLDVSLDGSLSSDPDGSIVSYEWNFGDSTATGVTSSVRYTEKGTYTIQLKVTDDKGATDSTSVTIVVNDPNNPNIPPIAIITATPISGTEPLTVNFNASSSSDTDGSIASYDWDFGDGTSGNDVEVNHTFNTTGTYQVVLLVTDNEGAASQDTVTITVDPWAPCGNPTPITVPFVKNGAGEFCWVTSEAFPIINSWNLDLLEINGVDLTNKYSQDIPEPINGQWTIHYIGSFNWSHFHIEAPTTPMAATQAQSVYPNPFTNTVTVDLKGTNASKVELIDENGQVLNTYSGDQLNSDELNIEINSAGSQFFVRIYSGNEIIVRRIYKQ; from the coding sequence ATGAAAACAATCATAATGCTTAGCTTATTGTGCATGGCACTTTTTGCTCATGCTCAAGGAAACCGTTTAATCGTAGAAAAGTCTGACGGAACTAAAACAAAAATCTTCATGAATGGAGGTAACCTAGCTTGGGATCAATTTGCAAATGATTTTGGCCCTGGAGCGACAAATTTCGATTATTTCGATGAAGTGTTCACCAACTTTGAAAATGCGGGAGGAAACTCTATGCGTCTTTGGATCCATATTAATGGAGCGAACAATCCTAACTTGGATGGTAATGGCAAATGTATAGGACTTGAAGAAAGTCATATTGAAGACATGAGAGGTGTTCTCAATTTGGCTTATAATCACAACATCGTTTTAGTCATGAGTTTGTGGTCATTTGATATGCTTAATAATCGGGACTACCCTCTTGAAGTTTCAGAACAAGGGTATAAAATTCTGACAGAAGAAGCGAATGTTCAAGCGTATATAGACAATGCACTAATTCCAATGGTAGAAGCGTTTAAAGATCATCCGGCAGTAGGTGCTTGGGAGATTTTTAATGAACCTGAAGGTATGAGTGATGAATTCGGTTGGTCACATACAAGACATGTTCCTATGAGTGTTATTCAACGATTTGTCAACCGTTGTACAGGTGCAATTCATAGAGTTGATCCCGAAGCACAAGTAACAAATGGTACTTGGTCGATGTATGCGGGTACAGATATTTATAATTCACAAAATCCAATTTACAAGAATTATTACAGCGATGAGGAGTTAATTAATGCAGGTGGTGATAGCTTAGGTGTACTAGATTTTTATCAGATACATTATTATGAGTGGATGAATAATGAAATCTCTGTAATGCATCATCCTGCTTCTTATTGGCAACTTGATAAACCTATCTTGGTAGGTGAGTTTTATCCATTGGATGCAAAAGGGATCGCTTGGCAGACATATCATGATTTACTTTATAACTCAGGATATGCTGGAGCGATGTCTTGGCAATGGTATGGCGAAAAAGGACAAATTGAACCTTACCGTACAAATATGGTTGCTTTAATGGAGAGCATCAGAGATTATCCAGATATTCAGATTGAATCAGGAAGAAACCGTTTCCCAACTATCAGTAAAATTGACAATGGATTATTTTATAGAAATGCAGATCCTGTCAGTAATTACGTTGACTTAGACTCTATCGCTAATGACCCCGATAATGATCCACTAACATTTAGTGTAAAAAGTAACTCCAATCCAAGTTTAGTATCGGTGAGTATTAATAGCGAAAATCAGGTAGGATTAAGTTTCACTTCTGAAATGGTTGGAGAAGCTACAATTGTTATAGAAGTTACAGATGCTGGAGGATTAACCGCTATCTCTGAATTTAATATTGCAGTTAGAGAGGCTGGTACTGGTAATTTAGCCCTTTTTAGAACTACAGTTTATAGTTCTTCAAACGAACCAGGAACATCTACTGCTGATCCTATTTTTGCCACAGATGGTGATTACAATACAAGATGGTCAAGTGCGTATGAAGATCCCACTTGGTATTATGTTGATTTGGGTGCTACTTATCAGGTTAGTCAGGTGAAACTATTCTGGGAAGCAGCTTATGGCCAACGCTACGAGATACAATTAAGTGATGATGCCACTAATTGGACTACCGTATACACTGAAAACAGTGGTGATGGTGGAGAAGATGATATTATTTTCCCTGCTTCAGCGGCTAGATATATTAGAATGTATGGAGTTCAAAGAGGTACAAGTTGGGGGTATTCTTTATATGAATTTGAAGTTTATGGTGAAGGGAGCGTTAATCAATCACCATCAGCTACTATCACTGCCACTCCAACTTCTGGAAATACTCCTCTAGATGTTTCTTTAGATGGCAGCCTATCTTCTGATCCTGATGGCAGCATTGTGAGTTACGAATGGAACTTTGGTGATAGTACTGCAACTGGAGTTACATCTTCAGTAAGATATACCGAAAAAGGAACTTACACCATTCAACTTAAAGTAACTGATGATAAAGGAGCTACTGATTCTACTTCAGTAACGATTGTTGTCAACGATCCTAACAATCCAAATATTCCCCCTATAGCCATAATAACAGCTACACCTATCTCAGGAACAGAGCCATTAACGGTAAACTTTAATGCCTCAAGCTCATCAGATACTGATGGAAGTATTGCTAGTTATGATTGGGATTTTGGTGATGGCACTTCAGGTAATGATGTAGAAGTCAATCATACTTTTAATACAACAGGAACTTATCAAGTGGTATTACTTGTCACAGATAACGAAGGTGCAGCTTCTCAAGATACTGTAACTATTACAGTAGACCCATGGGCACCTTGTGGGAATCCCACTCCTATCACTGTTCCTTTTGTTAAAAATGGTGCGGGTGAATTTTGCTGGGTCACTTCAGAAGCATTCCCAATTATTAATTCTTGGAATCTAGATTTATTAGAAATCAATGGAGTTGATCTAACGAATAAGTACAGTCAAGACATTCCAGAACCAATCAATGGTCAGTGGACAATCCATTACATAGGATCATTCAATTGGTCACACTTTCATATTGAAGCTCCAACCACTCCTATGGCAGCTACTCAAGCACAATCTGTGTATCCTAATCCATTTACAAATACAGTAACTGTTGATTTAAAGGGAACGAATGCTTCAAAAGTTGAACTAATTGATGAAAACGGTCAAGTACTAAATACATACAGTGGAGATCAATTAAATTCCGATGAATTAAACATAGAAATCAATTCAGCAGGATCACAATTCTTCGTACGTATTTATAGTGGAAATGAAATTATTGTTAGAAGAATCTACAAGCAATAA
- a CDS encoding M13 family metallopeptidase has translation MKWLLLFSINILFLVGCDREETQNNDQYLFISDLDSTVAPQDNFYLYANGGWQQREDIPKNLSSWGSHKALREKNNQILEKLLTQKNNYPKNSNQAKAIKFYQVGMDSAEINHQSYAPLVNYLNDIKHIDTYFDLQDMIVRFHRMQIHPFFRPTIFQDKENKEQQAVYLEFEGMSFQNPNFYFMLDSISSHNRDNYITHITNMFHLLGYADEESQTKAKNAFTIEQGIAKAYKSSLAKQPNLDYYNPKTLENLNGICQTFIWPQYFKSLGIKTDRVILTNPEYFANIDAIILKNGLEKVKDYLLWRLLHFSAPHLSSEFVNEDFSYFGKIRDGLLDQPHRWEKVLFETNKSVGMAVGQIYIEHQFSDIEKKQAEELIQNILSTAQKRIDKVSWLSPSALKTAKRKLEGLVVKVGYPDAFPSYESLTLTDTYLHNIFSVNEWEFKQKVASLNVAADKDKWIIPPQSVNAYYNSLNNEFVIAAGILQPPFYFPEADDAINYGAIGAIIAHEITHGFDDIGRRYNEYGEEKNWWTLKDYNTFKQRTNLLIQQYNQYEPLSGYFVNGNLTLNENIADLSGLALAYNSFKEHNRSHEKINGYTPEQRFFFSWAKVWRSKTRIAVLRDKLVTERHAPGEYRVNGPLSNFTPFYEAFDVKKGQGMWRDKENRVTIW, from the coding sequence ATGAAATGGCTTTTACTTTTTAGCATCAACATTCTTTTTTTAGTGGGTTGTGATCGTGAAGAAACACAAAATAACGATCAATACTTATTTATTTCCGACCTAGACAGTACAGTCGCCCCCCAAGATAATTTTTATCTCTATGCCAATGGAGGTTGGCAACAAAGAGAAGATATTCCTAAAAATCTAAGTAGTTGGGGAAGTCATAAAGCTCTTAGAGAAAAAAACAATCAAATTTTAGAGAAGTTACTTACTCAAAAAAACAACTATCCTAAAAACTCCAATCAAGCCAAAGCCATTAAATTCTATCAGGTAGGGATGGATTCAGCTGAGATAAACCATCAGAGTTACGCTCCTTTGGTCAATTATCTTAACGATATCAAGCACATTGATACGTATTTCGATTTGCAAGATATGATCGTACGTTTCCATAGAATGCAGATACATCCTTTTTTTAGACCTACCATATTTCAGGACAAAGAAAACAAGGAACAACAAGCCGTCTATCTAGAATTTGAGGGTATGAGTTTTCAGAATCCCAACTTCTATTTTATGTTGGATTCTATATCAAGTCATAATAGAGACAATTATATCACTCATATCACCAACATGTTTCACCTGCTTGGATATGCAGATGAAGAAAGTCAAACAAAAGCAAAAAATGCTTTCACTATAGAACAAGGTATTGCAAAAGCTTACAAAAGCTCATTAGCAAAACAACCCAACTTAGATTATTATAATCCTAAGACGTTAGAAAATTTAAACGGCATTTGCCAGACGTTTATATGGCCTCAGTATTTCAAATCTCTAGGAATAAAAACTGATAGAGTCATTTTAACCAACCCTGAATACTTTGCTAACATCGATGCCATCATTCTAAAAAATGGCTTGGAAAAGGTAAAAGATTATTTGCTTTGGAGATTACTTCATTTTTCTGCCCCTCACCTTTCTTCCGAATTTGTGAATGAAGATTTCTCTTACTTTGGAAAAATTCGAGATGGGCTTTTAGATCAGCCTCATCGTTGGGAAAAGGTCTTATTTGAAACGAATAAATCTGTTGGCATGGCCGTTGGTCAGATTTATATTGAACATCAATTTTCTGATATTGAAAAGAAACAAGCGGAAGAATTAATTCAAAATATACTCTCTACTGCACAAAAAAGAATTGATAAAGTTTCTTGGTTATCTCCTTCAGCCTTAAAAACGGCTAAACGGAAATTAGAAGGTTTAGTGGTAAAAGTGGGTTACCCTGATGCCTTTCCTTCTTATGAAAGCTTAACGTTAACTGACACTTATCTTCATAATATATTTAGTGTGAACGAGTGGGAGTTCAAACAAAAAGTTGCCTCATTAAACGTAGCAGCTGATAAAGACAAATGGATTATCCCACCTCAATCGGTCAACGCTTATTACAATTCTTTGAATAATGAGTTTGTTATTGCAGCCGGAATACTTCAGCCCCCTTTTTATTTTCCTGAAGCAGATGATGCCATTAATTACGGAGCCATTGGAGCGATTATAGCCCATGAAATCACCCATGGATTTGATGATATAGGTAGAAGATACAATGAGTATGGTGAGGAGAAAAACTGGTGGACATTAAAAGATTATAATACTTTTAAGCAAAGGACTAATTTATTGATCCAACAATACAATCAATACGAACCTTTATCAGGTTATTTTGTGAATGGCAACCTTACTTTGAACGAAAATATTGCTGATTTAAGTGGCTTGGCTTTAGCTTATAATTCCTTTAAAGAACATAACAGATCGCATGAAAAAATAAATGGATATACACCTGAACAGCGTTTCTTCTTTTCTTGGGCAAAGGTTTGGCGTTCGAAAACTAGAATTGCAGTGCTCAGAGATAAATTAGTAACGGAACGACATGCACCAGGTGAATATAGAGTCAACGGACCTTTATCTAATTTCACTCCATTCTATGAAGCATTTGATGTAAAGAAAGGACAAGGAATGTGGAGAGATAAAGAAAATAGAGTCACTATTTGGTAA
- a CDS encoding YtfJ family protein, with amino-acid sequence MIKIVKLTILSVICLVTQNTLFAQTTLKRGDKIEKVDIRDLNNKPAVTPGIGEKVTLIFYPDPDKPSMNEKFIEEVKKWQFPEDEYLAYGIVNLADSPYPNSVIRFMTRMVRKRSKQEADALILTDPKRFVQDAWNTGDCNNSFAILLVDAEGKVLFWKAAEMDDDEIDFVINEIKANVSTAHKYTEEEMKQFELSK; translated from the coding sequence ATGATCAAAATCGTAAAACTTACTATACTTTCTGTAATTTGTCTTGTTACGCAAAACACACTATTTGCTCAAACCACTCTTAAACGTGGTGATAAAATTGAGAAAGTTGATATCCGAGATTTAAATAATAAACCTGCCGTAACACCAGGTATTGGAGAAAAAGTAACATTAATCTTTTATCCAGATCCAGATAAACCATCAATGAATGAAAAATTTATTGAGGAAGTAAAAAAATGGCAATTCCCAGAGGATGAATATTTAGCTTATGGTATTGTTAACCTTGCTGATTCTCCTTATCCAAATAGTGTTATTCGCTTTATGACAAGAATGGTAAGAAAACGTTCAAAACAAGAAGCTGATGCTTTGATCTTAACCGATCCGAAACGTTTTGTGCAAGATGCTTGGAATACGGGCGATTGTAACAACAGTTTTGCTATTCTATTAGTTGATGCTGAAGGAAAAGTTCTTTTCTGGAAAGCAGCTGAAATGGATGATGATGAAATCGACTTTGTGATTAATGAGATTAAGGCAAATGTGTCGACTGCTCATAAATACACAGAAGAAGAAATGAAACAATTCGAGTTATCGAAATAA
- a CDS encoding prephenate dehydrogenase/arogenate dehydrogenase family protein has protein sequence MELDKQKIGVVGGNKGLGSWVVSYFRSKGIDARFSCRGENSEFSSNLELAYWADIVVLAVPISAMSNVMEEVFPALDDKYLIDVCSVKKFVIEKYEQLRSVYTEVLPKYISMHPMFSHRIKSFDGNVVLFNYNDGAEDLEQQLKETFLADKGVVKDVQYIKHDKLMGLVQGLNHFNVFVSAKTMARFNEDFEDIKSVASPPYRIFIVFYTRYVMQNPMLYADIQMRNEYVYEVVRIFRDEMNKLFDIIQTRDRDQFMSYITDMQDFFSQNSGDIEVSSHLMQKLSQKLEEK, from the coding sequence GTGGAACTAGACAAGCAAAAAATAGGTGTTGTAGGTGGTAATAAAGGTTTAGGTAGTTGGGTAGTAAGTTATTTTCGCTCTAAAGGGATCGATGCAAGATTCTCTTGTAGAGGTGAAAATTCTGAATTTTCTTCCAATCTAGAATTGGCCTATTGGGCGGATATTGTGGTACTTGCTGTGCCAATTTCGGCCATGTCGAATGTAATGGAAGAAGTATTTCCGGCATTGGACGATAAATATTTAATTGATGTCTGTTCCGTAAAAAAGTTTGTTATTGAGAAGTATGAGCAACTTCGTTCGGTATATACCGAAGTTTTGCCCAAATATATTTCTATGCACCCTATGTTTAGCCATAGGATAAAAAGCTTCGATGGCAACGTTGTTTTATTCAATTACAACGATGGAGCAGAGGACTTAGAACAACAACTTAAAGAAACTTTTCTAGCTGATAAAGGGGTAGTTAAGGACGTTCAATACATTAAGCATGATAAATTGATGGGGCTTGTTCAAGGCCTGAATCACTTTAATGTTTTCGTTTCTGCTAAGACAATGGCAAGATTTAACGAAGACTTTGAAGATATTAAGAGTGTTGCTTCGCCACCTTACAGAATTTTTATCGTTTTTTACACTCGCTATGTGATGCAAAACCCAATGCTTTATGCAGATATTCAGATGCGTAACGAATATGTGTATGAAGTAGTTCGAATTTTTAGAGACGAGATGAATAAGCTTTTCGATATAATTCAAACAAGGGATAGAGATCAGTTTATGAGCTACATAACCGATATGCAAGACTTTTTCTCTCAAAATTCTGGAGATATAGAAGTTTCTTCACATCTCATGCAAAAGCTTAGTCAAAAATTAGAAGAGAAGTAG
- a CDS encoding RluA family pseudouridine synthase: protein MIEESKKIRRDDEDDDSYFRPEDFNLTEEDLKSVQEFDELKIEVDPKQQPLRIDRFLVDRIPNLSRNRIQSGLKEGHFLVNGLPVKPNYKVTPGDVVMVFMPKPRSTELEPQDIPLDIVYEDNDLLIVNKKPGMVVHPGFNNTSGTLVNALVYHFKGLPTSFNGEDKPGLVHRIDKDTSGLLVIAKNENALTHLSKQFYDHTIERTYQALVWGTFSDQGEEGTLTTMIGRSESDRRMYTVIPDESTRGKKAITHYKQLKDLRYVSLVECKLETGRTHQIRVHMKHLGHPLFSDQMYGGDKILKGERTGKYKTFVDNNFKICPRQALHAKSLGFVHPTTNEWMQFDSEIPQDMQKLIKRWEDYLKYS from the coding sequence ATGATTGAAGAATCAAAAAAAATACGTCGTGACGATGAGGACGATGATTCTTATTTCAGACCTGAAGATTTTAATCTAACAGAAGAAGACTTAAAATCGGTTCAGGAATTCGATGAACTAAAAATTGAGGTAGATCCTAAACAACAACCCCTAAGGATTGATAGATTTTTAGTAGATAGAATACCAAACTTATCAAGAAATAGAATACAATCCGGTTTAAAAGAAGGACATTTCTTAGTCAATGGTCTGCCTGTAAAACCAAATTATAAAGTAACTCCTGGAGATGTAGTGATGGTATTTATGCCAAAACCAAGATCTACAGAGTTGGAACCTCAAGACATTCCTTTAGACATTGTTTATGAGGACAACGATTTATTGATTGTCAATAAAAAGCCTGGGATGGTTGTGCATCCAGGATTCAATAACACGAGTGGTACTTTAGTGAACGCTTTGGTGTACCACTTTAAAGGATTGCCTACTTCTTTTAATGGAGAAGATAAACCGGGTTTGGTACATAGAATTGATAAAGATACCTCAGGGTTATTGGTTATAGCTAAAAATGAAAATGCCTTAACGCATTTATCAAAACAATTCTATGATCACACTATTGAAAGGACATATCAAGCACTAGTTTGGGGGACGTTTTCTGACCAAGGTGAGGAAGGTACACTAACCACAATGATTGGTCGTTCTGAAAGCGATAGAAGGATGTATACAGTTATTCCAGATGAATCTACTAGAGGAAAGAAGGCAATAACACATTACAAACAATTAAAAGACCTACGTTATGTAAGCTTAGTGGAGTGTAAACTGGAAACAGGTAGAACACACCAAATTCGTGTGCATATGAAACACTTAGGTCACCCGCTCTTTTCTGATCAAATGTATGGAGGTGATAAGATTTTAAAGGGAGAACGTACTGGAAAGTACAAAACTTTTGTGGATAATAACTTTAAGATCTGTCCAAGACAGGCACTTCATGCAAAATCATTAGGATTTGTACATCCTACCACCAATGAGTGGATGCAATTTGATTCTGAAATTCCTCAGGATATGCAGAAATTGATAAAAAGATGGGAAGACTATCTAAAATATAGTTAG
- a CDS encoding ABC transporter permease: MHKVLLIVSREYITRVRKKSFIIMSILGPLMIVAFYGIIIWASISDGEEKEIAVVDESGLFESVFTSSDNNFNFHYLNSEVDSGKTYLKNGTIDGFLHIPKSFTLEKMDGVMLYESKGLGAKTVTDIERKLTQKIKTLKLPLLGVTKSQVEALNKPLQIRTVNLNNDGKESDSHVTVSSVIGIIGGLVIYFFVFMYSTMVMKGVLEEKTSRVVEVIVSSVKPYELMLGKILGVGLVGLTQLGLWIVLGAISTTVISSFVEIPYEQIQQANLQNQANNLEVDKLSEIFYILHDFNFIGMLGAFIFYFIFAYLMYASLFAAVGASVDNETDTQQFMLPVTMPLILAIALSGGIVSDPQGSLAYWFSIIPLTSPVIMMIRMPFIGFGGEVLLSMFSLLIGFVFSVWIASRIYRIGLLTYGKKPTYGEILKWMLRND; the protein is encoded by the coding sequence ATGCATAAGGTTTTATTAATAGTAAGTAGAGAATACATCACGAGGGTAAGGAAGAAATCTTTCATTATCATGTCCATTCTAGGGCCGCTAATGATTGTTGCCTTCTATGGCATCATCATTTGGGCAAGTATTTCTGATGGTGAAGAAAAAGAAATCGCCGTTGTCGATGAATCAGGATTGTTTGAGTCTGTGTTTACATCTTCTGACAATAATTTCAATTTTCATTATTTAAATAGTGAGGTAGATTCAGGGAAAACCTATTTAAAGAATGGAACAATTGATGGTTTCCTTCATATTCCAAAGTCATTTACACTTGAAAAGATGGATGGTGTAATGCTTTACGAAAGTAAAGGCTTGGGAGCGAAAACAGTAACTGATATTGAACGAAAGCTTACTCAAAAAATTAAAACTTTGAAACTACCGCTTTTAGGTGTGACGAAGTCACAAGTAGAAGCATTAAATAAGCCACTTCAAATAAGAACAGTAAACCTTAATAATGATGGAAAAGAATCGGATAGTCATGTGACCGTTTCCTCTGTTATCGGTATTATTGGTGGGCTAGTGATCTACTTCTTTGTATTTATGTATTCTACTATGGTAATGAAAGGGGTACTAGAAGAGAAGACAAGTAGAGTAGTAGAAGTGATCGTTTCTTCTGTAAAACCTTACGAATTGATGTTGGGAAAAATATTGGGAGTAGGTTTAGTGGGGCTAACTCAATTAGGACTATGGATTGTCTTAGGTGCAATTAGTACTACTGTGATTTCTTCTTTTGTAGAAATCCCTTACGAACAAATTCAACAAGCCAATCTACAGAATCAAGCCAATAATTTAGAAGTCGATAAACTATCAGAGATTTTTTACATTCTCCATGATTTTAACTTCATAGGTATGTTGGGAGCATTTATCTTCTATTTCATCTTTGCATATCTGATGTACGCATCATTATTTGCAGCAGTTGGAGCAAGTGTGGATAACGAAACAGATACCCAACAATTTATGCTCCCTGTGACAATGCCTTTAATCTTAGCAATAGCACTTTCGGGAGGAATTGTTTCCGATCCTCAAGGCAGTTTAGCCTATTGGTTTTCTATTATACCTTTAACTTCTCCTGTAATTATGATGATCCGAATGCCATTTATAGGTTTTGGAGGAGAAGTGTTGCTTTCCATGTTTAGCTTATTGATCGGTTTTGTATTTAGCGTTTGGATTGCATCACGTATTTACCGAATCGGATTACTTACATATGGTAAAAAGCCAACCTATGGAGAGATTTTAAAGTGGATGTTGAGAAACGACTAA